The Pirellulales bacterium DNA window TGCCGCCCGCGACCGCCTGGCGCGGATGATTTGCGCCGACCGCGACCTGTTCAGCCAAGAAGACGCCCTGGCGGCCGCCGTCGCCGTCGCGCGTGGCCAATTGTCGCAGCTCGGCCTCGCCGCCCGAAACGTGCTGCGACGATTGCCGGAAGTGCCGGGAACAATTGTCATCTCAGGCCAGGGAGAATTCATCGCCCGGCAACTTTGCCAGCGTCTGCAAGTGCCGGCACCGATCGTTTCGCTGGCCCAAGAACTGGGTGCGACCGTCTCGCAAGCGGCGGCGGCGCATGCGTTGGCCGTAATCGCCGGGGAACGCACGTGAACCAGCTCGCCGGCCCACCGGTCCGTGTCGTCAAACTGGGCGGCAGTCTTCTTGATCTGGCCGATCTGGCCGACCGGCTGCGGCGCTGGCTTGGCGAGCAACCCGCCGCAGCCAACGTGCTGGTCGTGGGCGGCGGACGTATGGCCGACGTGGTGCGTGACTTCGACAGGCGGCATGGTCTTCGTTCAGCCGATGCCCATTGGCTGGCCATTGCCGCGATGGCGTTGAATGCACGACTTGTGGCTGCATTGCTGCCCGAGGCCCTGTGGTTGGAATCGCTGCTCGACAACGGCATTCGCGACGCACCTTTGTCTATCCTCAATCCGGCACGCTTCCTTCGCGAGGACGAGGCCGCTGGATCGGCTGGTCGGTTGCCGATGAGTTGGCAAGCGACCAGCGACTCGATCGCCGCGCGCGCGGCTGAACTGCTGGCCGCCGACGAGTTAGTGCTGCTGAAATCAACGTCCCCGCCCGAACCGGCGACGGTTGAGGTTCTGCTCGCGGCGGGATACGTCGACGCCTTCTTTGCCAAGGCAAGCGGAGGCGTGGCGCGCGTTCGATACTGCAATTTGCGGGACGGAACCAGCTAGCCGCAAAAGGCATTCAGCACGATGGGTGCCGGATGTTTTTCGCGCTATTTTTTCTTCGGCTTGGCGAACAAGGGCCGCAAGGGCATCGAAAACCCCGGCAGCACATCGCCGCCGGACAAGGTCGCGTTTTCATCGAGCACGGTCGATTCGTCTTTGCCAGTAAACACTTCGACGGTTTTCTTACGCGGCTCGACGAACCACACCAGGCGGACGCCGGCGCCGAAATAGTCGTCCAGCTTGCGGTCCATTTCCGGTTTCGTATTGCCCTCGCTGAGCACCTCCACGGCCAAATCGGGCACGATGTTGGGAACCGGTTCTTCAGTGATGCCGTCGGGAAATTCTTTCCATGAGGCGAAGGCCACGTCGGGAATCCGCACCATTCCCGGAAAAAGTCGCATCATGCCGCCCTCGCCGCTCACGACACCCAGATTATGAGTCTCGACAAAATCTCCCAACCGCCGCGCAATGGCCACCGCGATAACGCTCTCGTAGAATCCCACGGTTTTCTCCACCAAAACGCCCTCGACCAATTCACAAAGGCGGTTCTCATGCTCCTCAATGTCGATCACGTCTTGTTCCGTGGCGGTGCCCGGAACGGGCACACTCCGAATGCGCCAGGCGGGCATGGGACCGAACAGTTCGGCCAGATCGGTCAGCGTCATCGCGTTGGGAGGGTTTTCGACTTGTGCCATAACGACTCAGGAAAAACGCGGTCACTTGTAATTCTGACACGTTCGGCGCCGAGCGGCAAGCGCGATGGCTTGTGCCATCGAAGGCCAGCGCGACTCGATCGTAATGCGGTCAGGGTTTGCCCCAGCCACAGCGGAACAGATCGCCGGGATTGAGGATGAGCGTCGCCTCGGCGGTCACATACGCCGTGCCGCGGATGCGTGGAATGATCTTGCCGTCTTCGACGCGCACCGATCCTTCGAACACGCTGCCCACGATGCTCTCTTGCCGCCAGGTTTGTCCCTCGCGCAGCTTGCCGTCGGCATAGAGGCAGGCCAGCTTGGCGCTGGTGCCGGTACCGCAGGGCGAACGGTCGTAAGCCTTGCCTGGACAAAGCACGAAGTTGCGGCTGTCGGCATCGGGGCGGCCCGGCGGACCGAACAGCTCGATATGGTCAATTTCCTGGCCGTCGGCGCCGGTGATGCCCTGCTCGGACAACGCGCGGCGAATCCGCCACGTGACGTCGGTCAACCGTTCGACGTTGGTCAACTCGATCTGCTCGTCGTGGTCACGGACGAGAAAAAACCAGTTTCCTCCCCAGGCGACGTCCCCCACAACGGGGCCCAGGCCCGGCACATCGAGGACCACGGCAGCCGCGTGGCGATAACTGGCTACATTGTCGAGCGAGACCTGGTTGGCGCCGTCGTATTCGACGGTCACGGCGCCGACGGGCGTGTCCAGTCGATGCCGGCCGGCGCCGATGCGACCCAGATGGCCCATCGCCACCACCACGCCGATCGTGCCGTGCCCGCACATGCCCAGACAGCCGACGTTGTTGAAAAAGATCACCCCGGCGGCACAACTCGGATCGACGGGCGGCACGAGCAGAGCGCCGACCATCACGTCGCTTCCCCGCGGCTCGTTGACGACGGCCGAGCGAAACGCATCGAACTGCTGGCGAAAGCGATCGCGGCGGGCGGCCAACGACGTCGAGCCGAGATCGGGTCCACCGGCGATCACTACCCGCGTCGGCTCGCCGCCGGTGTGCGTGTCGATGACTTGGATGCGCTGGAGTCGGGCGTCGGGCATGGGAAGAAGGCGTTAGGCGTTGGGCATTGGGCGTTAGGCATTGGCCGGCAGAGCGCAATTGGAATACGGCGCCTAAAGCCTAACGCCCAGCGCCTCGACGACGTTCGCAAGCTCGCTGGTTGGGTGTCACACGTTACGGCACATAAACAAATTCCGCCAAGTTGAAAATCACGTGCGCCATATCTGCCCACAGCGATTGGTTCTTCAGCGTGTCGGCCTCGGCAACCTGGTGCAGCTCGGCAAACTGCCGCACCGCCTTCGCGAAACGCTGCTGCTCGGCGTCGCTCGGCACGCGGCCCAAGGCCGTCTCGAACATGGAAGCGATCCGCTCAGCCACGCTGCCGGCCGGTTGCTGAACGAGCCGGCCAGCCCAGACGTTTGCCTGGCCCAGCACAAACGGGTCGTTGAGCAAGGCGAGCGCCTGGGCCGGCACGTTGGTCACGTCGCGCCGGCCCTGCGTCACCTTGCCGCCGGGAAAATTGAACGCGCCCAGAAACTGCGGCGCCTCCATCAGGTTGTTCTTGATGTAAACACTGCGGCGGCCGTTCCCGTCGAGCGGCCCGGCGAAAAGACGGCGGTCGGCGATATCCTGCTGCCGATAAGGCTGCACGCTCATGCCAAACAGCACCGGCTCCAGTCGCCCCGATGCCGCCAGAATGCTATCGCGAATGGCCTCCGCTTCAAGGCGACGGGCAGGATAGTGCGAGAGGAGCCGATTCGCCGGATCGAACTGTTGAGCGGGGGGCAATGCCTCGCTCGATGCTTGAAATGTGCCGGAAAGCACGATCGTGCGAATCAACCGCTTCAACGACCAGCCCTCGGCCGCGAATCGGGCGGCCAGATAATCGAGCAACTCCGGGTGCGACGGCTGCTCGCCGATATGGCCGAAGTCGTCGACTGTTTGCACAATGCCCGTGCCGAACAGATGGTGCCAGACGCGGTTGACCATCACACGGGCCGTGAGCGGGTTTTCGCGGCTGCCAATCATGTGGGCCAGTTCCAGCCGCCCGCTGCCGGCGGCCGTGAACGGCGCGGGCGCGCCCGATAGCACTTCCAAGTAGCGCCGCTCGACGGTCTCGCCGGGCCGCCGGCAATCTCCGCGGACAAACACCGCTTGCTCGATGCCCGGTCCCCCGTCGGCCGCGCCGGGAACAACCCGCGGCAGCGTCAAGCCGCCCTCGATCTGCCGATATTGCTGCGCGAGCGTCGCCAGCCGCGGCGATGCCGAGGGACTATTTGTCAGCAGCTCGCGGCGCAGCAAGGCATCGACCCACTGCACGTCGTCGTCGCCGGCCTGCTCCGAAGCCCAGGCATCGATCGTCCGATCAAGCAGGGCCGCATAGCGCTCGACGACTTGATTGAAGCTCTGCGGTTCACTTCCCGCGAAGAGCGGCAGCAGATGCTTCAGCTCGGCTTTGGGCGGCTCGGCCGCGTCGTGCAGCACGACGCGCGTCACGCCGAAATACGAGCGCGGATCTTCCGCGGCTTTCTCCCACGGCAGCTTGTAGTTCGCCTTGTCGCCGCCCAGCGCGCTCAACTGGTCGGGGAACTTGGGGTTGTCGAACATGGTCATCAGTTCGGCGTAGGTCCGCAAGCGGTCGCGGTCGTCGGGCGGCGAAAAAGTGATCCACTGCCAACCATCGGAGGTCAGGGCGCGGTAGTTCACATAGTTGAACTGGCAGTTATTCGAGACCAACCGCACGGCGCTCGACCGCTCGCCGACAACGCGAAAGCTGATCTTTTTCTTACCCGGCGGCAACACGGCCGAACGCAGCGTGCCGTTGAGCTTTTCGGAAAGCGCGTTGGTGTAAAGGCCCGCCGGCAGCACGGACTTGACGAGCAGGTCGCCTTGGGCATGGAGCGCGAACTCGCCGCTGCGGGCCGGCCCTTCCTTAAGTCCCTGCCCCCCGATCTGCCAGTCGGCCGAAACGCCAGTGCGAAAATCGGCGAAGGTGCTGAATTGCGTCTGGTTGTATTGGCTCCGCTCGCGGTCTTGCTGCGTATACTCTTCAGAGAGTTTCCGCCAGGCCGCGGAGAAGGCCGCCGGATCGTCGCCTGCGGCGGCCATCCGCCGGGCCGGCTCGAACGGATCTTCCAGCGGGGCCTTCTCGACCGCCAGCGCCGCGACCCACTTTTCCAGCCGACCGGCGTCGAGGCCCATTGCCAACTGTTCGGCATACGGATGATTGGCCCGCTTGGCACGGGCGGCCTGCAGGTAGCGGGCGATTTGCTGGGCGTCGCTCTTCCAGGCGGCGGCCAACTCCTTGCGGATTTCGGCCTTCAGGTCGCGAAGCTGGCGCATCGGCCCGGCGTTGGCCTCGGGCGCGTCGATGGTGTGGCTGACCATTCGCGAGCTGCGCAGCACGCCGAGCAGGGCGTAGTAGTCGCGCATCGAGACGGCGTCGAGCTTGTGATCGTGGCACCGGGCGCAGGCCACCGTCGTCGCCTGAAACGCCTTGCTCAGCGTGTCGATCTGGTTGTCTTCAATGTCGTAGCCGATGTCGGGCAGCGAGATGCAATCGTCATGGTTCGCCTCGCCGAAGCGGTAAAAGGCCGTGGCGATGACCGCCTCGTTGAACCGCTCGGCTTCGTTCCAGCGCGGCGGCAGGAGGTCGCCCGCGATGTGCTCGCGCACGAACTGGTCGTAGGGCAAGTCGGCGTTGAATGCCCGGATGAGATAGTCGCGGTATCGCCAGGCATGATGGACTTCATAGTTCCACTCGTTGCCGTGCGTCTCGCTGAAACGCACCACGTCCATCCAGTGACGCGCCCAACGTTCGCCGAAATGGGGCGACGCCAAGAGCGAGTCGATATAACGCTCGACGGCGGCCGAAAGCTCGCGATCACCCTTGGCGGCGGTGAGCCGGGCGACTTGCTCCGGCGTGGGCGGCAATCCGGTGAGCAGCAGCGCCAAGCGCCGCGCCAAAGTGGCGGGCGTAGCGCGAACGCCCGGCCGCAGCCCCTTGGATTCGAGCGCGGAGAGAATAAAGCGGTCGATCGGTTGTTGGGAGTAGCCGGCGTCGTTCGTCGTGGGCACGGCGGGTTCGACGACGGGCTTCAAGCTCCACCAATCGCGGCGACCGCGGAGGATGTCCGGCCAATCGCCGCCGGCCTTGTTGCCAGGCGAAGCCGTGATCCGCGGATCGGGCGCTCCAAGCTTCACCCAGGTTTCCAAGTCGGCGATGGCCGCGGCTGAGAGCTTGCCTTTGGGCGGCATCTGCGGGGCGTCGTCGCTGTAACGCACGGCGCGGATCAGCAGGCTCGCATCCGGTTTGCCCGGCTCGATTGCGGATCCGGTTTCGCCTCCCGTGCGCAGTCCGTCGCGGCTGTCGAGCAGCAGCTCGCCGCCGAGTTTCTTGGCACCGGCCGAATGGCACTCGTAGCAATGCTTTGTGAGAACCGGCCGCACGCGCTTCTCGAAGAACTCGACGCCGCCGTCGTCGGCGCGCACTGCCGATAGGGCGAGGCCGGCGAAAAGCAGACTCAGGGCCAGGGTGCGTCGCATGTGACGATTTCAGGAAGGAACATGAGGCAGGTGTAATTATAGCATCAACGGTATTGCGGTTAAACTTGGAACACGCCCAGCTTGAAAGGCTCTAACTCCGCGTGGCGCGTGGCGATCTCCAGCGCGAAGATCAACTCCTCGCGCGTGCGGGCAGGGTCGATGATCTTGTCGACCCAGCCGCGGGCCGCCGCGTAACGCGGGTCCATCTGCCGGTCGTAACTTTCCTTGACCTCGGTCTTCAGACGGGCCAGCTTTTCGGGATCGACCTCCTCGCCTTGCCGCTGGAGACTCTTGATCGTGATGTCGAGCAAGGTCGACGTGGCTTGCTCGCCGCCCATCACCGCGCAGCGCGCCGTCGGCCAGGCGAAGAGGAAACGCGGGTCGAAGGCCTTGCCGCACAAGGCGTAGTTGCCCGCCCCGTACGATCCGCCCACGATCAGCGTGATTTTCGGCACGCGGCTGTTGCTGATGGCGTTGACCAGCTTGGCGCCCGCCTTGATGATTCCCTCGCGCTCGCTGTCGCGGCCGACCATGAAACCGTTCACGTCCTGGAAGAACAGAATCGGCAGCCAGTCCTGGTTGCAATTCATCACAAACCGGGCAGCCTTCTCGGCGCTGTCGACGTAGATCACGCCGCCGAACTGCACCGGCCCACTCGCTGGCCGTACCTGGTGATGCTGATTGGCCACAATGCCCACCGGAAAGCCTCCCAGGCGGGCCGTGCCGCACACCAGCGATTGGCCATACTCGGCTTTGTATTCGTCGAACGTATCCGCATCGACGATGCACCGCAGCAGCTCGCGAACTTCATAGTCGCGCCGCGGATTGCCGCTGACGATCGTATCGAGGTCTGCCGGCGGCCGGGCAGGTTCCGCGGATGCCAGCCGCGTGAAAGGCGGCCCCGGCTGCGGCGGACCGGCCGCCACGGCGGACACCAGCCGCCGCAGCCGCGCCAGGCACGACTCGTCGTCGGCATCGCGGTAGTCGATGGTGCCGCTGACTTGGGCGTGCATCTCGGCGCCGCCCAATTCCTCGCTCGACACGGTCTGGCCGATCGCGCTTTTGACCAAGGCCGGCCCCGCCAGATACAGCCCGGAGCCGTCGGTCATCAGCAGCTTGTCGCAGAGCACCGGCAGGTAGCCGCCGCCGGCCACGCAGTTGCCCATGATGGCGGCGATCTGGCCGATGCCCGCCGCCGAGAGCACCGCGTTGTTGCGGAAGATGCGGCCGAAATCGTCTTCGTCGGGGAACACGTCTTCTTGCAACGGCAAAAACACCCCTGCCGAATCGACCAGGTAGACGAGCGGCAGCCGGTTCTGAAAGGCGATCCGCTGGCAGCGCAGCACTTTCTTGGTGGTGGCCGGAAAGAAGGCACCGGCCTTCACGGTGGCGTCGTTGGCGATGATCATTTGCCTTCGCCCGGCGACGGTGCCGATGCCGCAGACCACGCCGGCGGCCGGCGCTCCGCCCCACTCGGCATACATTTCCCAGCCGGCCCATAGCCCGATCTCGAAGAAGGCCGTACCGGGATCGACGAGCCGCTCGATCCGTTCGCGGGCCGTGAGGCGGCCTTTGGCGTGTTGCCGCTGAATGGCCGCTTGGCCGCCTCCGACCGCGATTTCGGCTTCGAGCAACGAAAAACTTTGGACGATTTCGGCAAGCGTGGCGGGCATAAGGCGAACAACCTGGTGTGTTGGCGAGCGAGCATCATAGCAGCCTTTGCCGCGAAGATGGAGAAGTGCGGCAAGCCGTGTCAGCCGCCGGCAAAAAATCCGTGCCGGTCCCGCGGTTAGGGCGAAGAATACAGAGACATCCACGAGCAGCCACCACTCAGACCGCCGGAGGAACGCTATGCGAGCACGGGCACATGCAACGTGGATTTTGGCGATGGCCGCCTTCTGCTGCGGCCCAGCCCAAGCCGGTCCGCCGCCCTTCTTTGGTGCGAAGCCTGCGCACTCTGCCATCAAGTCGAGCCATTACTACCCATCGCCCAAATGGCCGGGCAAGGGATACGGCTGGGCCGGAAAGAGCGCCCGCAAGTGGAACGGCTACGGCCCGCTGGGAACCGGCGCCTATCGCGGGTACGGATACGGGTTCAATGGTTATCCCTTTCCATATCGCGCCTATAAATTCGGCTACCCGCAGAACCTTTTGGGACCGGGCAACGTCGGCAACGGCTACATTGTTTACACCTACTTCGGCGAAGGCTACCCAGGCTGGAAGTATTGGCCGGGCCGTCTCGGGCAAAATTGGTGAGGGAGAGGCGGAGCGACGGAGAGAGGGAGAGAGGGAGAGGAAACGAGCGCGACGTGGACGCCTCATTTCGTTCACTCCCTCCCTCCGTCTCTCCGTCACTCCCTCCCTCCGTCGCTCCCTCTCTCCGTCGCTCCCTCCCCCCGTCTCTTCCCCTAGGCCGGGCGTTGAATTACAACCATGTCTGGCCGGCGGCGCATCGCGCCGCCCGGCACGCCCGTTTTTCCATCGCTCGCCCGACGAACTCCGGAGATCGACACCATGCGCCCTCGTCTATTCTGGACGGTTGCCGCGACCGCCATCCTCGCCACCAGCCGGCTTCCAGCCGCCGACGCCGACTCGAAACGGCCCAATATCGTCTTCATCTTCTCCGACGATCACGCCTACCAGGCCATCAGCGCCTATGGTCACAAGCTGAACCAGACGCCCAACATCGACCGCATCGCCAACGAGGGAATGCGGTTCGACCGCTGCCTGGTGACCAATTCGATCTGCGGGCCGAGCCGGGCGGTGATTCTCACCGGAAAATACTCGCACCTCAATGGCTTCTATAACAACACCAACAGCCGCTTCGACGGCTCGCAAACGACCTTCCCCAAGCTCTTGCACGGGGCCGGCTATCAGACGGCGATGATCGGCAAGTGGCACCTGGTGAGCGACCCCACCGGATTCGATTATTGGGAGATCCTGCCCGGCCAAGGGCAGTATTACAACCCGCCGATGATTCGCAACGGCCAGCGCGTCAAGCACGCCGGTTATACGACCGACATCATCACCGACCTGGCCCTCGATTGGCTGAAAGGCCGCGACAAAGACAAGCCCTTTCTGTTGATGTGCCAGCATAAGGCGCCTCATCGCGAATGGGAGCCGAACACCAAGTACCTCGAAGAATACGACCGCGAGTATCCGGAGCCGGAGACGCTGTTCGACGACTATTCCGGACGTGGCCTGGCCGAGAAAACCCAGGACATGACGATCGCCAAGACGATGAACGACAAAGACCTGAAATTCACCACGCCCGCGGCGCTGACCGCCGAGCAGCGAAAGGCCTGGGACGCTTTTTACGCGCCGCGAAACGAGAAGTTCCGCCAGGCCAAGCTTGAGGGCCGCGACCTGGTGCGTTGGAAGTATCAGCGCTACATGCACGACTACCTGGCCTGCATCGCCTCGGTCGACGAGAGCGTCGGCCGTGTGCTCGACTATCTGAAAGAGGCCGGCCTGGAGAAAAACACGATCGTGGTTTATTCGGCGGACCAGGGTTTTTACCTGGGCGAGCACGGCTGGTTCGACAAGCGGTGGATCTTCGAAGAGTCGCTGCGCACGCCGCTGTTGGTGCGCTGGCCGGGCGTGGTCAAGCCCAAGAGCGTCAACGACGACCTTGTTTCGAACCTCGATTTCGGCGAGACGTTTTTGCAGGCCGCGGGCGTCGATGCGCCGGCCGAAATGCAGGGCCGCAGCCTGGCGGGCATTTTGAAAGGCCAGACGCCCGACGACTGGCGCAAGAGCTTTTACTACCAATACTACGAATATCCCGGCCCGCACAACGTGCGGCGGCATTACGGCGTGGTGACCGACCGCTACAAGCTGGTTTACTTTTATGAGCCGGAGGTCAACTATTGGGAGCTGTTTGACCGCAAGAGCGATCCGCACGAGCTGACGAGCGTCTACGGTAAGCCCGACCATGCGGCCGCGCAAAAGGAGCTCGAAGCCGAGGTGGGCCGACTGCGCGCGCAGCTCAAGCTGCCGGAACACGACCCGCCCGAAGCGGACATCAAGCGCAGACCGGCCGCCAAGCGCACGGGCACGTAGTGCTGTGTCAGTCGTTCCTTCATCGATCGACCGCGAGGCAGCGGCGGTGGCTGGGGCAGAGCTTGGCCAGGACCGGCCCGGTTTGAGGACACGCTCCGCGGCCAAGCGATGCCCCGGTGCGTCAAACCGGGGCATCGCTTGGCCGCGGAGCGCATTCTGAAGGTCGCGGTCGAGCAGCGTATGGACCACGCTTTCCAGACTTGTTAGTCTAACGGAATGGCATACGAACTTTCGCCCCAAACTGAGCAGTACCTCGCTGGCGTGGTGGCCGGCGGCCTCTATCCCTCGAAGGAAGCCGCGCTGGAAGCGGCCGTGGAAGCACTGCGAGACAAAAGCGGGCCGCCGCCTTCGGTGCCCGAAGTACATTTGGAATTGGTCGAGGAGGCAATTGCATCCGTTCAGGCTGGGCGGCTACGCGAACTCACCGCGGCCGATTGGTCGCGGCTCCGACAGCATGCACATGACGTATCGGCGCGCGGAGCTGGTGGTCGCTGATGCGCCGCGTCCTTTACAGTGTCCAAGCGGAGCAGGATCTGCGGCAAATCGTCGAGCACATTGCGCTCGACGATCTGACTGCGGCGATAGACTGGCTCGACGCAACCGAGGCCTTGTTCGGTTTGCTCGCTACGCACCCGGCGCTTGGTCAACGGATGGAAACACCCCGATGGGGCGAAGTGCGGCAACATACCGCGGATAGCTACGTCATTTACTACCGCTTCGACGACGACGGCTTGCAGGTCTTGCGCGTGCTACACGCTGCCCGCGAGCAAGATCCTTTGCTTTAAATGTGCTCCTACCCTGGACCAATGTGCCGACTCGTCATCATCTTCTTCATTGCCGCGCTGGCTGATCTTCCGGCCCTCTTTGCGGACGAACAACCAAGCGAGCCGCTGGAAGCGGCGAAGCTGCTTGTCGCGCGCATGGCAGCGGGCCAGTTCGACAAGGCGATCGAAGCTTTCGAACCGACCATGAAACAGGTCATGCCAGAGGCGAAACTAAAGGACGTCTGGGACGGTCTGACCAGCCAGTACGGCCCACTGCTGCGGGCGACTGAAACCCGAGCGACGAAGGCAAAACAATACGAATTGGTTTTCGTGACCTGCGAGTTTCGCCGGGGAAAGCTCGCAGCCAAAGTTGTCTTCACCGCCGACAACAAGATCACCGGACTGTTCTTCGTACCATCAGGCACATATAAGCCGCCCCCTTATGCCGACCCCTCAAAATTCGAGGAACAGGAACTTCCAGTTGGCCACGGGCTTTGGAGTGTCCCCGGCACGCTTTCGCTTCCCAAAGGTGATGGGCCTTTCCCGGCGGTGGTTCTTGTGCATGGTTCCGGTCCCCAGGATCGAGACGAAACCATCGGCCCGAACAAACCGTTCCGCGACCTTGCTCACGGTCTAGCACCCCAAGGAATCGCCGTTCTGCGTTATGAGAAGCGCACCAAGGAGCACCCGACCTTGATGGCGTTGTCCGCAAACACGATCACGGTCAAGGAAGAGACGATTGACGATGCCCTGGCCGCCGTCGAGGCTTTGTCGTCCGAGAAGAAGATCGACACGAGCAGGATCTTCGTGTTGGGGCACAGCCTCGGAGGGTCGGTCCTGCCCCGAATCGGACAGGGCAATCCTTCCGTTGCGGGCTTCATCAGCCTCGCAGGCTCGACACGGCCATTGGAGGAGATTGTGCTGGAACAAGTCCGCTACGTTCTGTCATTGAATGGAACGTTGACCGACGAAGACCAGAAGAAGCTCGATGACCTGGAACGGCAAGTCGCCAACGTCAAATCGCCAACCCTATCCGAGAAAACGCCGAGCAGCGAATTGCCGCTGGGGATTCCGGCGAGCTATTGGCTCGATTTGCGAAAATACGACCCCGCCACAGCGGCCACCGAATTGATGAAACCCATGCTGTTCTTGCAGGGCGAGCGGGATTATCAGGTGACCATGGAGGATTTTACCGGTTGGAAGAAAGCGCTCGCACAACGAAAGGACGTGGCGTTCATTTCGTATCCCAGGCTCAACCACCTGTTCATCGAAGGCGAAGGGAAGAGCACACCGGCCGAATACTCGACTCCCGGCAACGTGGCGAAGGTAGTCATCGACGACGTTGCCAAATGGATCGAAGCTTTCGCGGCACGGGCAACGGACCGCTGACAACAGAGTGACCTGGCTGGACCGCGGCCCTGACCGAGGTAAACTGAAATCAACAGCCTTAACAAGAGGTGCCGTTCGATGACCGAAGCGAACTTCAAAAAGAGCCTGCTGGCGACATCCGGCCGCTGGAGCAGATCGAGATAATTCTCGAAGATTCGCGGCGTGCTGCCGAAGCTGGCCCGCGCTTGCTCGCGCACGTTCCGGTCGACGTCGGCAATGGCCACCACGTCGCCGTACAGTCGGGCCTTGTCGGCAATGACCGACCCTTGATATCGCATGCCGACGGCGCCGATACCGAGGCGTTCGACTTTATGCCGCGGCTTTTGCTCAGCGGCGGCCGCTTGCGGAACGACTGCCACGCCTGCCGCCAATGCGGAGGTGGCAAGAAACGGCCGGCGACCAACTGAACTGGTTGGCATAATTGCCTCGTCGGCGCTCAGGGCGCCGCAGCGGCTGTGGACGGCCCGATGCCTTCCAGGATGACTTGCTGGAGCGTAGACGGATCGCCGAAACGTTTGGCCGCGTCCAGGATCTCCAATCCAACCAACTGTCCTTGGGCGTCGTATTCCGCGCCGAGCCCATCGGCCAACTCCTGCGTTGTGACCGTCGTATCCCGAAAGGAGATGTTCAGGGCATCCACCTCCTGATCGTAGCTGATTCGCATAGGAACGTATCTCTGTGGGCGTTCCAAAAGGCTTTTGCATTTTCAGTGAATTCTACTCCGCCTGGCTCGTGAGCGACAGCCGGTCCAGCTTAGGGTAGTGTCGTCACAGTTAGTTGGGCGCTGACTGGC harbors:
- a CDS encoding Uma2 family endonuclease, which translates into the protein MAQVENPPNAMTLTDLAELFGPMPAWRIRSVPVPGTATEQDVIDIEEHENRLCELVEGVLVEKTVGFYESVIAVAIARRLGDFVETHNLGVVSGEGGMMRLFPGMVRIPDVAFASWKEFPDGITEEPVPNIVPDLAVEVLSEGNTKPEMDRKLDDYFGAGVRLVWFVEPRKKTVEVFTGKDESTVLDENATLSGGDVLPGFSMPLRPLFAKPKKK
- a CDS encoding proline racemase family protein; this encodes MPDARLQRIQVIDTHTGGEPTRVVIAGGPDLGSTSLAARRDRFRQQFDAFRSAVVNEPRGSDVMVGALLVPPVDPSCAAGVIFFNNVGCLGMCGHGTIGVVVAMGHLGRIGAGRHRLDTPVGAVTVEYDGANQVSLDNVASYRHAAAVVLDVPGLGPVVGDVAWGGNWFFLVRDHDEQIELTNVERLTDVTWRIRRALSEQGITGADGQEIDHIELFGPPGRPDADSRNFVLCPGKAYDRSPCGTGTSAKLACLYADGKLREGQTWRQESIVGSVFEGSVRVEDGKIIPRIRGTAYVTAEATLILNPGDLFRCGWGKP
- a CDS encoding PSD1 and planctomycete cytochrome C domain-containing protein, with product MRRTLALSLLFAGLALSAVRADDGGVEFFEKRVRPVLTKHCYECHSAGAKKLGGELLLDSRDGLRTGGETGSAIEPGKPDASLLIRAVRYSDDAPQMPPKGKLSAAAIADLETWVKLGAPDPRITASPGNKAGGDWPDILRGRRDWWSLKPVVEPAVPTTNDAGYSQQPIDRFILSALESKGLRPGVRATPATLARRLALLLTGLPPTPEQVARLTAAKGDRELSAAVERYIDSLLASPHFGERWARHWMDVVRFSETHGNEWNYEVHHAWRYRDYLIRAFNADLPYDQFVREHIAGDLLPPRWNEAERFNEAVIATAFYRFGEANHDDCISLPDIGYDIEDNQIDTLSKAFQATTVACARCHDHKLDAVSMRDYYALLGVLRSSRMVSHTIDAPEANAGPMRQLRDLKAEIRKELAAAWKSDAQQIARYLQAARAKRANHPYAEQLAMGLDAGRLEKWVAALAVEKAPLEDPFEPARRMAAAGDDPAAFSAAWRKLSEEYTQQDRERSQYNQTQFSTFADFRTGVSADWQIGGQGLKEGPARSGEFALHAQGDLLVKSVLPAGLYTNALSEKLNGTLRSAVLPPGKKKISFRVVGERSSAVRLVSNNCQFNYVNYRALTSDGWQWITFSPPDDRDRLRTYAELMTMFDNPKFPDQLSALGGDKANYKLPWEKAAEDPRSYFGVTRVVLHDAAEPPKAELKHLLPLFAGSEPQSFNQVVERYAALLDRTIDAWASEQAGDDDVQWVDALLRRELLTNSPSASPRLATLAQQYRQIEGGLTLPRVVPGAADGGPGIEQAVFVRGDCRRPGETVERRYLEVLSGAPAPFTAAGSGRLELAHMIGSRENPLTARVMVNRVWHHLFGTGIVQTVDDFGHIGEQPSHPELLDYLAARFAAEGWSLKRLIRTIVLSGTFQASSEALPPAQQFDPANRLLSHYPARRLEAEAIRDSILAASGRLEPVLFGMSVQPYRQQDIADRRLFAGPLDGNGRRSVYIKNNLMEAPQFLGAFNFPGGKVTQGRRDVTNVPAQALALLNDPFVLGQANVWAGRLVQQPAGSVAERIASMFETALGRVPSDAEQQRFAKAVRQFAELHQVAEADTLKNQSLWADMAHVIFNLAEFVYVP
- a CDS encoding acyl-CoA carboxylase subunit beta; this translates as MPATLAEIVQSFSLLEAEIAVGGGQAAIQRQHAKGRLTARERIERLVDPGTAFFEIGLWAGWEMYAEWGGAPAAGVVCGIGTVAGRRQMIIANDATVKAGAFFPATTKKVLRCQRIAFQNRLPLVYLVDSAGVFLPLQEDVFPDEDDFGRIFRNNAVLSAAGIGQIAAIMGNCVAGGGYLPVLCDKLLMTDGSGLYLAGPALVKSAIGQTVSSEELGGAEMHAQVSGTIDYRDADDESCLARLRRLVSAVAAGPPQPGPPFTRLASAEPARPPADLDTIVSGNPRRDYEVRELLRCIVDADTFDEYKAEYGQSLVCGTARLGGFPVGIVANQHHQVRPASGPVQFGGVIYVDSAEKAARFVMNCNQDWLPILFFQDVNGFMVGRDSEREGIIKAGAKLVNAISNSRVPKITLIVGGSYGAGNYALCGKAFDPRFLFAWPTARCAVMGGEQATSTLLDITIKSLQRQGEEVDPEKLARLKTEVKESYDRQMDPRYAAARGWVDKIIDPARTREELIFALEIATRHAELEPFKLGVFQV
- a CDS encoding sulfatase yields the protein MRPRLFWTVAATAILATSRLPAADADSKRPNIVFIFSDDHAYQAISAYGHKLNQTPNIDRIANEGMRFDRCLVTNSICGPSRAVILTGKYSHLNGFYNNTNSRFDGSQTTFPKLLHGAGYQTAMIGKWHLVSDPTGFDYWEILPGQGQYYNPPMIRNGQRVKHAGYTTDIITDLALDWLKGRDKDKPFLLMCQHKAPHREWEPNTKYLEEYDREYPEPETLFDDYSGRGLAEKTQDMTIAKTMNDKDLKFTTPAALTAEQRKAWDAFYAPRNEKFRQAKLEGRDLVRWKYQRYMHDYLACIASVDESVGRVLDYLKEAGLEKNTIVVYSADQGFYLGEHGWFDKRWIFEESLRTPLLVRWPGVVKPKSVNDDLVSNLDFGETFLQAAGVDAPAEMQGRSLAGILKGQTPDDWRKSFYYQYYEYPGPHNVRRHYGVVTDRYKLVYFYEPEVNYWELFDRKSDPHELTSVYGKPDHAAAQKELEAEVGRLRAQLKLPEHDPPEADIKRRPAAKRTGT